One genomic window of Metopolophium dirhodum isolate CAU chromosome 4, ASM1992520v1, whole genome shotgun sequence includes the following:
- the LOC132943429 gene encoding adhesive plaque matrix protein-like produces the protein MSATLIVFAAFAVATTLAVYKEPTYPAAAPAYSSHPAPAYSSHPAPAYSSYQAHGYSAAPAYRAAPAYPSYSAPAYPAAPAYPAAPAYPAAPAYPSYPAAPAYPAYPAAPAYPAAPAYPAAPAYPAAPAYPAAPAYPAAPAYPAYQAAPAYSAYQAAPAYQAYQTAPAYHAVSAYQAAPAYHAAPAYNKPAAYNSASAYYKPAQYSAPKPYAAAAAAPSSPSPYNFQYSVNDAHTGDVKSQTEYADANGYVKGTYSLVDADGSKRTVDYTADDHSGFNADVKKEGGYAAPSSSPATYKPAY, from the exons ATGTCCGCAACA TTGATCGTATTCGCGGCTTTTGCCGTGGCCACCACCTTGGCTGTCTACAAGGAGCCCACTTACCCCGCGGCTGCACCCGCCTACTCATCGCACCCGGCACCAGCCTACTCATCACATCCGGCACCCGCCTACTCGTCCTACCAGGCGCACGGATACTCCGCCGCCCCGGCTTATCGTGCAGCTCCGGCTTACCCTTCATATTCGGCACCAGCCTACCCCGCCGCCCCAGCATACCCAGCCGCACCGGCCTACCCAGCCGCACCAGCCTACCCGTCATACCCCGCCGCACCAGCCTACCCGGCATACCCAGCTGCACCAGCATACCCAGCAGCACCAGCATACCCCGCTGCACCAGCATACCCCGCTGCACCAGCATACCCGGCAGCACCAGCATACCCGGCCGCACCAGCCTACCCAGCCTACCAAGCAGCACCTGCTTACTCGGCGTACCAGGCCGCACCAGCATACCAGGCATACCAGACCGCACCGGCCTACCACGCCGTGTCCGCATACCAAGCAGCACCGGCTTACCACGCCGCGCCTGCTTACAACAAACCGGCGGCGTACAACTCCGCATCCGCTTACTACAAACCGGCTCAGTACTCCGCGCCTAAGCcgtacgccgccgccgccgccgccccgTCGTCCCCATCGCCGTACAACTTCCAATACAGCGTGAACGACGCACACACCGGTGACGTCAAGAGCCAGACCGAGTACGCTGACGCCAACGGTTACGTCAAGGGCACGTACAGTCTGGTGGACGCGGACGGCAGCAAGCGCACCGTAGACTACACCGCCGACGACCACAGCGGTTTCAACGCGGACGTCAAGAAGGAGGGCGGATACGCCGCACCGTCGTCCTCGCCGGCCACATACAAGCCCGCTTACTGA